One segment of Tetrapisispora phaffii CBS 4417 chromosome 1, complete genome DNA contains the following:
- the MRPL6 gene encoding mitochondrial 54S ribosomal protein uL6m (similar to Saccharomyces cerevisiae MRPL6 (YHR147C); ancestral locus Anc_5.109), with translation MTMSLISKRAFSCSSILRSYIGSAPIFLTEGTDVDIKRMDLPKVITKGTRVLTLSQLVTVKGPKGSITMEVPDFVSIQKDVQNNLLKVAVTDSTNKLQKSMWGTTRSHLNNHVIGVNDNHLAILRFVGTGYRASLEKKENNGIFVNVKVGASITQGLDVPEGITVSSPSPTSLTIEGCNKQQVLLFAAKIRNFHPPEPYKGKGIYVNDETIKIKDKKIK, from the coding sequence ATGACGATGTCGTTGATTTCTAAAAGAGCTTTTAGTTGCAGTTCAATTTTAAGATCCTATATTGGATCTGCTCCTATTTTCCTTACAGAAGGGACTGATGTTGATATAAAACGGATGGATTTGCCGAAAGTTATAACGAAAGGGACTAGAGTGTTGACTCTGTCGCAATTGGTCACTGTGAAGGGTCCTAAAGGTAGTATTACCATGGAGGTTCCTGATTTTGTAAGTATACAAAAGGATGTTCAAAATAACTTATTGAAGGTGGCGGTGACGGATTCAACTAACAAACTTCAAAAATCCATGTGGGGTACTACAAGATCTCATTTGAACAATCATGTTATCGGTGTAAATGATAACCATTTAGCAATTTTGAGATTTGTAGGTACTGGTTATAGAGCAtcattagaaaaaaaagaaaataatggaatttttgtaaatgtTAAAGTCGGTGCATCTATTACACAAGGTTTGGATGTTCCGGAAGGCATAACAGTTTCCTCTCCATCGCCGACATCATTGACTATCGAAGGGTGCAATAAGCAACAGGTACTTCTTTTTGCTGCAAAGATTAGGAACTTTCATCCTCCAGAACCATATAAAGGTAAAGGTATTTATGTGAACGATGAAACTATCAAGATCAAAGACAAAAAGATTAAATAG
- the IMP3 gene encoding snoRNA-binding rRNA-processing protein IMP3 (similar to Saccharomyces cerevisiae IMP3 (YHR148W); ancestral locus Anc_5.108) produces MVRQLKYHEKKLLKKVDLFDWKQDDSHRDTQVMRTYHIQNREDYHRYNRLCGDVRRLANKLSLLPPTDPFRRKQEQLLLEKLYAMGILATKSKISDLENKVTVSAFCRRRLPVLMQRMKMAETIQDAVKYIEQGHVRVGPNLITDPAYLVTRNMEDYVTWVDSSKIKQTVLKYRNEIDDFDLA; encoded by the coding sequence ATGGTCAGacaattgaaatatcatGAGAAGAAGCTTTTGAAGAAGGTTGATTTATTTGACTGGAAACAGGATGATAGTCATAGGGACACCCAGGTTATGAGAACTTACCATATCCAGAACCGTGAAGACTACCATAGATATAACAGACTTTGTGGTGATGTTCGTCGTCTGGCGAATAAGTTATCATTATTACCACCTACCGATCCATTTAGAAGAAAACAAGAACAACTTCTGCTAGAAAAACTATATGCTATGGGTATTTTGGCAACGAAATCAAAGATATCAgatttggaaaataaaGTCACTGTTAGTGCTTTTTGTAGAAGAAGATTACCTGTGTTGATGCAAAGGATGAAAATGGCTGAGACCATTCAAGACGCAGTTAAATACATCGAACAAGGTCATGTCCGTGTTGGTCCAAACTTAATCACAGACCCTGCATACCTTGTGACAAGAAACATGGAAGACTATGTCACTTGGGTCGATAGTTCCAAGATTAAACAAACTGTATTGAAATACAGAAACGAAATCGACGATTTCGATCTAGCATAA